Part of the Azospirillum formosense genome is shown below.
GCTCGACCCCAGCGAGACCTCGGAGGCCGCGCCGGAAATCGCGTCGGTGGCGCGCAGGATCTGGCCGACGATCTCGCCGAGCTTGGCGGATGTGGCGTTGACGTCGGTCTTCAGCGTCTGGAACGCGCCTTGATAGTCGCGCTCGACGCGCTTGTTGAGGTCGCCCTGGGCGAGCGCGCTGAGCACCGCACCGAGGTCGGCGATGACCGCCTCGACCGTGTCGGTCAGCCGGTTGATGCCTTCCGACATGGTCCGGTAGAAGCCGTCCTTGCCGGCCAGCTCCAGGCGGCGCGACAGGTCGCCCTTGGACACGCCGTCGATCAGCGCGGCGATCTCCTCGCCGATGGCCTTCTCGCGGGCGCGCTGCGCCTCGTCGGCGCGGCGCTCGGCCTCCAGGCGCTCGCGCTCGGCCTCGTCCATCGCCTTCTTCTGGATGGCGTTGTCCTTGAACACCTGCACCGCCTGGGCCATCCGCCCGATCTCGTCGCGGTTGGCCAGCGCCGGGATGGTCACCGTCAGGTCGCCGCCGGCGAGGTTGGTCATCGTCTCGGTCATCGACACGACCGGCTTCACGATGGACCGCGCCACCGCCCAGGCCAGCAGCAGGCCGAACAGGAAGGCGCCGGCCGCGATCGTCATGTTGGCCGACAGGGTGCGGTCCATGCTGCCGGTGGTTTCGGCCAGGACGCCGTCGCGGTCCTTGCCCTCGATCGCGACGGTGCGGTCGGAGAGGTCGGCGAACTCGACGCCGCGGGCGCCCATGACGTCGATCAGCCGGGTGTTCTCCAGCACGACGGCGGCGGTTTCGCGGAACAGCGAGACGTAGCGGTCGGAGAGCTGGTCGGCGGCCAGCGCCGCGGCCCGGCGCGCCGGGTTGCTCAGCCGCTCGGTCGCCCGGCGGATGGCCTCGCCGAAGGCGTCGTCGCGGGCCGACACCTCCGCGATGATCGACTCGTTCGGGCTGGTGAAGAAGCGCGACGCGGCCAGCCGCGCCATCAGCAGCTGCTCCTGCGCGAGGGCGGCGTTGGCCGCCGCCTCGTGCTCGCCGTCGGCGATCAAGGTGGAGACGAGCTGCGACACGGTCTCCCGCGCCTTCTCGCCCGCCGGGACGAGCTGCTCGGCGTAGAGGCGGTCGCGGCGGACACGAAGCTCCGCCAGCGTGTTGAAGTCGGCGACGTAATTGGCGAAGACCTGGTTCATCCGTTCCAGCAGGGCGCGGCGCTCTCCGGTCGTGCCGTCGAGCGCGCTGCGCAGGTCCTTGACGAGGGTCGCCTGGACGGCGCGCACCTGATCGGCCACCTTCGGGTCGCCGAACGTGTTGAAGCTCAGGGCGAGGCGGCGCATCTGGGCGACCTGCGCGTCGATGGAGCTGACCTGGATCGAGTGGTTGCTCACCGCCGCGTAGGACTCGAAGCCGTCCCGCGCCACGCCGAGACCCCGCACGCCGATGGCGACCACCACCGCGAGCAGCAGCAACACCACAAGGAAACCAAAGTAAATGCGGGTCCCGACCTTGAAGCGCCCCGCCAGACTGCTTGTCTGCATCGACCTGATCCTTTGATTGCGACCCGGCAGCACCGGCGAGCGTTGCCGCCCATGGCCGCCGTCCGTCCGTGCCGGCCCGATGCTTCGGACGCGGCGCAGACCGTGGCGCGAACTCTATCCCCTCCGACCTATCCGAATTTGATTATCAAAATGTTTCCACACCATGCCGATCGGTCGAAATCTCCTTAATTTGAAACATTATCCCCCTCGGGATGCTTTTGGGGTTCAATCGTTTCCATTTGACCGCGGCGCGGACGAGCGCAACCGCCACGCGCGACCCGGTCGAGGCGCCGCAATCAGTGCCTTCAACAGACCGGGCCGCAAGGGAGCGGGAGAGTCCACACGCCTTCATATCTGCACAAATCATAACCATCGCGCAGTAATTTCAGAGATTCCGCTTGCGCGTCGAAAAGGCCTGTGTGAACAATCCTGTCGACATTCTCAAATCCTACATATTTATTCGCAAGCATTGGAGTTCCGGGTCCATGAGCGAACCTGCGGTGCGCAAAAGGGGGCGGCGCGGATCGCCCGAATCCTGGTCGGTCGATGCACATGTCGGACAGCGCGTGCGCATGCGCCGGACCATGCTGGGCATGAGCCAAGAAAAATTGGGCGAGGCCATTGGCCTGACGTTTCAACAGGTCCAGAAATACGAGCGCGGATCCAACCGCATTTCGGCCGGTACGTTGTATCGCCTCGGGCTGGTACTTGACGTTCCGGTCAGCTTCTTCTTCGATTGCTACGACGATACGCAGGGGCCCGCCGGGCAATCGGCCACGGCGGACGAGTCCCGGATCAGCGACAGCTCGATCAGCCGCCGCGAAGCGCGGATGCTCCGGCTGTGGCGGGCCGCCCCGGACAGCGTGGGCGACGAACTCCTCTCGCTTTTGGGCTCCCTGTCGCCCCATCTGCGCGACGCGCGGGACGACGAGGATGGCCGGCCGGCGCCCGCCGCATCACCGGACGCCCCGCTGCGGCAACGCGTCGCGGCCGAGGGGATCGCGCTGACGGTCCCGTCATCCGCGAAGGCCGGCCCCGCGGTGCCCGCCGGCAAATTGGCCCTGAAGGTCGCGGCCGCTCCCCGCATCAAAGCCGATGCGGCACCGGGCGGAAAGCGGCGGCGTCACGGGGCGGTTTGGGATCCGGCGGACATCTACCGCGCCGGAAAGACGCCCATCGGCAAGGCGAGCAAGGCGCCCACCTGACAGCGGATCGCCGGCCCGGCCACGAAACGCTGGCGGGGCGGCGCCGTCGGGCACCGCCCCGCCTCGCGGACAGGATCGGAATGTCGGAGTCGGGAACGCCGAAACGTCAGAAGCGCTGAAAGGTCAGAAGCGCAGGATCGCTGCGGTCGAGGCGCCGGACGGCAGCTCGTCCTTGGTCACCACATGCACCTCGCCACCGCGCAGGAGCGTCTCGGTGGCCGCTTCCTCGACGAGGTCGATGGCGCCGTCCGTCTCGTGGTGCAGCGGAAAGGCCCGGTG
Proteins encoded:
- a CDS encoding methyl-accepting chemotaxis protein gives rise to the protein MQTSSLAGRFKVGTRIYFGFLVVLLLLAVVVAIGVRGLGVARDGFESYAAVSNHSIQVSSIDAQVAQMRRLALSFNTFGDPKVADQVRAVQATLVKDLRSALDGTTGERRALLERMNQVFANYVADFNTLAELRVRRDRLYAEQLVPAGEKARETVSQLVSTLIADGEHEAAANAALAQEQLLMARLAASRFFTSPNESIIAEVSARDDAFGEAIRRATERLSNPARRAAALAADQLSDRYVSLFRETAAVVLENTRLIDVMGARGVEFADLSDRTVAIEGKDRDGVLAETTGSMDRTLSANMTIAAGAFLFGLLLAWAVARSIVKPVVSMTETMTNLAGGDLTVTIPALANRDEIGRMAQAVQVFKDNAIQKKAMDEAERERLEAERRADEAQRAREKAIGEEIAALIDGVSKGDLSRRLELAGKDGFYRTMSEGINRLTDTVEAVIADLGAVLSALAQGDLNKRVERDYQGAFQTLKTDVNATSAKLGEIVGQILRATDAISGAASEVSLGSSDLAERTEQQASSLEETAASMEELGATVRSNADNAQRANGMAADARTAAESGGTVADSAIDAMKRIEASSRKITDIIGVIDEIAFQTNLLALNAAVEAARAGDAGRGFAVVAQEVRNLAQRSAQASKEIKGLILDSDSQVKDGVELVKKAGDALEGIVSGVQQVAGLIAEMASASSEQAAALDEINATVSQMDEMTQKNAALVEETTAAAQSLANQATDLRSLVSFFKLDAAAFAAGSAVPHGGGAQSLRRSIAPTKPAPAKAAARKVAAPARPVAAGKGASATLQRASADEDDWKEF